Proteins co-encoded in one Methylobacterium sp. WL1 genomic window:
- a CDS encoding DUF1236 domain-containing protein, with product MIAGPLGAVVGDAVGAMVSMANGSPGVDRRARFLIYALGERRPSFAYVGPLRVGTILPEDGVIYYDVPTEFALPNYSYTVVNDHPCSLTRAGAVLSRS from the coding sequence ATGATCGCCGGTCCCCTCGGGGCCGTCGTTGGCGATGCGGTCGGTGCGATGGTCAGCATGGCCAACGGCAGTCCCGGCGTCGACCGGCGTGCGCGTTTCCTGATCTATGCGCTGGGCGAGCGGCGGCCGTCCTTCGCCTACGTCGGTCCCCTGCGGGTCGGTACCATTCTGCCTGAGGACGGTGTTATCTACTACGACGTGCCCACCGAGTTCGCCCTGCCGAACTACAGCTACACCGTCGTCAACGACCACCCGTGCTCGTTGACCCGCGCAGGCGCCGTGTTGTCGAGATCATAG